The following are encoded together in the Candidatus Delongbacteria bacterium genome:
- the rlmB gene encoding 23S rRNA (guanosine(2251)-2'-O)-methyltransferase RlmB, which yields MSEIIHGNNPVIELLENDPSKIEKVLIVKGSKNDKTDRIIDLCKKYSVRFDLVPAQKVSSYLERNDHANVLAIMSDFKYKDLHSVLFSNNSKVVVLDNIEDPHNLGAIIRSAAGSGAEAVIIPERNAAQVTDTVINVSAGTIFKINIIRVKNIATTLDQLKELGFWIVGTDMKADKDFREFEYSAKSAIVIGNEGKGMRRLVREKCDDLVRIDLKNNVESLNASVAAALVLFQAIK from the coding sequence ATGTCAGAAATAATACATGGAAATAATCCGGTAATTGAATTACTCGAGAACGATCCCTCAAAGATCGAAAAAGTTCTGATCGTAAAAGGTTCAAAAAATGATAAGACCGACAGAATAATAGACCTTTGTAAAAAGTACTCTGTACGTTTTGATCTTGTTCCTGCACAGAAAGTAAGCTCTTATCTAGAAAGGAACGACCATGCAAATGTTCTGGCTATTATGAGTGATTTTAAATATAAGGACCTGCACAGTGTTTTGTTCTCAAATAACTCAAAGGTAGTTGTTCTCGACAACATTGAAGATCCTCACAATTTGGGTGCCATAATAAGATCAGCAGCAGGAAGCGGGGCAGAAGCAGTGATAATTCCGGAAAGAAATGCTGCTCAGGTAACTGATACTGTTATAAATGTGTCAGCTGGAACTATATTTAAAATCAATATTATCAGAGTGAAGAACATTGCTACAACTTTGGATCAACTGAAGGAACTTGGTTTCTGGATCGTCGGTACTGATATGAAAGCAGATAAAGATTTCAGAGAATTCGAATATTCTGCAAAAAGTGCAATTGTCATCGGGAATGAAGGAAAAGGTATGAGAAGATTGGTCAGAGAAAAATGTGATGATCTTGTCCGCATTGATCTAAAGAATAATGTGGAATCTCTAAATGCCTCTGTGGCGGCCGCATTGGTATTATTTCAAGCGATAAAGTAA